One region of Juglans regia cultivar Chandler chromosome 4, Walnut 2.0, whole genome shotgun sequence genomic DNA includes:
- the LOC108995176 gene encoding probable aquaporin PIP1-4, with protein sequence MEGKDEDVRLGANRYRERQPIGTTAQSQDVKDYQEPPPAPLFEPGELSSWSFYRAGIAEFVATFLFLYITVLTVMGVARSPSKCSSVGIQGIAWAFGGMIFALVYCTAGISGGHINPAVTFGLFLARKLSLTRAVFYIIMQCLGAICGAGVVKGFQKTQYERLGGGANTISKGYTKGDGLGAEIVGTFVLVYTVFSATDAKRNARDSHVPILAPLPIGFAVFLVHLATIPITGTGINPARSLGAALIFNKDQAWDDHWVFWVGPFIGAALAALYHQMVIRAVPFKSK encoded by the exons atggagGGGAAAGATGAAGATGTGAGGTTGGGTGCAAATAGGTACAGGGAGAGGCAACCTATTGGAACAACTGCTCAGAGCCAAGACGTCAAGGACTACCAGGAGCCACCTCCGGCACCGCTCTTTGAGCCTGGAGAGCTGTCATCATGGTCCTTTTACAGGGCTGGCATAGCCGAGTTTGTGGCCACATTCTTGTTCCTTTACATCACTGTTTTGACAGTGATGGGTGTGGCCAGATCACCGAGCAAGTGTTCTTCGGTGGGGATTCAAGGCATTGCTTGGGCTTTTGGTGGGATGATCTTTGCTCTTGTTTATTGCACTGCTGGGATTTCAG GTGGTCATATTAACCCTGCAGTGACTTTTGGGCTGTTCTTGGCAAGGAAGCTCTCGCTGACCAGGGCGGTGTTTTACATAATAATGCAGTGTTTGGGAGCCATCTGCGGTGCTGGTGTGGTAAAGGGCTTCCAGAAAACTCAGTACGAGAGGCTTGGTGGTGGCGCCAATACTATAAGCAAGGGATACACCAAAGGTGATGGCCTTGGAGCCGAGATTGTTGGCACCTTCGTCCTTGTCTACACTGTCTTCTCCGCCACCGATGCCAAGCGAAATGCCCGAGATTCCCACGTCCCT ATCTTGGCGCCACTGCCTATTGGGTTTGCTGTATTTCTGGTTCACCTGGCCACCATCCCCATCACAGGGACAGGTATCAACCCAGCCCGGAGTCTCGGGGCAGCCCTTATTTTCAACAAAGACCAAGCTTGGGATGACCAT TGGGTATTCTGGGTAGGACCATTCATCGGGGCAGCACTTGCTGCTTTGTATCATCAGATGGTGATCAGGGCCGTTCCATTCAAGTCTAAATGA
- the LOC108995153 gene encoding F-box protein At3g07870-like encodes MVVPTNHIPEDVLTDILSRLPVKSLVRFSQEENHTISLISNKTLDVAAKIDAPQEIKFGIIVGSCNGLVCLSQGSVILLWNPATREHNILPTPCIDPRFPNLSIMKISVGFGFHLDDYKVVRIVYFRGLQDGNPVHAKVELYSTSTGSWRMINAVVPCDIEQRRCGVILNGVPYWLGFGPFWPNTIFGPGEPRRDEFVLSFDMGKEVFDLVGLPDPDAKGSCHKYSKKLGAYKGSVALIYYPCHEHVDNFIEFWVMKDNDLGIDDCWSRVLRIGPFSSIGIPLGCWNNGVVIWQNDKDELFLYNPFTKDVKKLSTHGATKFSASVSTYVESLLPVINTGIKRYVIA; translated from the exons ATGGTGGTTCCGACCAATCATATCCCCGAAGATGTGCTTACAGACATTCTCTCGAGGCTCCCTGTCAAGTCCCTCGTTCGATTCAG TCAAGAAGAAAACCACACAATCTCCTTGATATCGAACAAAACACTGGATGTAGCAGCCAAGATAGATGCTCCTCAAGAAATAAAGTTTGGAATTATTGTGGGTTCCTGCAATGGCTTAGTCTGTTTATCTCAGGGTTCAGTTATTCTCTTATGGAATCCTGCAACCAGAGAACATAATATTCTCCCAACACCATGCATAGACCCCAGGTTTCCAAATCTGTCAATCATGAAAATCTCGGTAGGTTTTGGTTTCCATCTCGATGACTACAAGGTGGTGAGGATTGTGTACTTTAGAGGCCTGCAGGATGGAAATCCAGTTCATGCTAAAGTTGAACTGTACTCGACGAGTACAGGTTCTTGGAGAATGATCAATGCCGTCGTTCCCTGTGACATAGAGCAGCGCAGGTGCGGGGTGATCCTGAATGGAGTGCCATATTGGCTAGGGTTTGGACCCTTTTGGCCAAACACAATCTTCGGACCTGGGGAGCCTCGTCGTGACGAGTTTGTCTTATCTTTCGACATGGGCAAGGAGGTATTCGACCTGGTGGGCCTGCCAGACCCAGATGCCAAAGGTTCTTGCCATAAATACAGCAAGAAGCTAGGTGCATATAAGGGAAGTGTTGCTTTAATCTATTATCCCTGCCACGAACATGTTGACAACTTTATCGAATTTTGGGTCATGAAAGATAATGATCTTGGTATTGACGATTGTTGGAGTAGAGTACTGAGGATTGGACCGTTTTCTAGCATTGGGATCCCACTGGGGTGTTGGAATAATGGAGTGGTCATATGGCAGAACGATAAAGACGAGTTGTTTCTGTACAACCCCTTTACTAAAGACGTCAAGAAACTTTCAACTCATGGGGCTACAAAGTTTTCTGCCAGTGTTTCTACTTACGTGGAGAGCCTACTTCCAGTGATTAACACTGGTATTAAAAGATATGTAATAGCTTGA